One genomic segment of Nocardioides cavernaquae includes these proteins:
- a CDS encoding ABC transporter substrate-binding protein has translation MRHLRTASSLTALALVALPLAACGGGDGGTADDAFKAHLKDRGPITYVQGKVNDNATHGIIDKWNKLHPEEKVTLKEQTDEADQQHDDLVRNFDAKNADYDVVSVDLVWTAEFAAKGYLQPLKGDLAVDTDGLLDSAVKGAQYNGVQYASPTTSDGGMLYYRTDLVKTPPTTWAELFAACDIARQAKIDCYAGQFNKYEGLTVNASEAINGAGGSIVAEDGKTPTVDSPEAAEGLQVLVDGFKNGDIPKSAITYTEEEGRAAFQAGKLLFLRNWPYVYGLASGEASSKVKGKFSVAPLPGLDGVGASTLGGHNTAISAFSDNKATAIDFVNFLASEEIQKDYMEKGSLAPIRADVYQDPALVKKYPYLPTLLTSIENAVARPITPFYQAVTKAIQDNSYAALKGDKTSEEAVKDMAAAIKAASGQ, from the coding sequence ATGCGTCATCTCCGCACTGCCTCATCCCTGACCGCGCTCGCCCTCGTCGCCCTTCCACTCGCCGCCTGCGGTGGCGGAGACGGCGGCACGGCCGACGACGCGTTCAAGGCGCACCTCAAGGACCGGGGGCCGATCACCTACGTGCAGGGCAAGGTCAACGACAATGCCACGCACGGGATCATCGACAAGTGGAACAAGCTGCACCCTGAGGAGAAGGTCACCCTCAAGGAGCAGACCGACGAGGCCGACCAGCAGCACGACGACCTGGTCCGCAACTTCGACGCGAAGAACGCCGACTACGACGTCGTTTCCGTCGACCTCGTCTGGACGGCCGAGTTCGCCGCCAAGGGCTACCTGCAGCCGCTGAAGGGCGATCTCGCGGTCGACACCGACGGCCTGCTCGACTCGGCCGTGAAGGGCGCGCAGTACAACGGCGTCCAGTACGCCTCGCCGACCACCAGCGACGGCGGCATGCTCTACTACCGCACCGACCTGGTGAAGACGCCGCCGACGACCTGGGCCGAGCTCTTCGCCGCCTGCGACATCGCCCGCCAGGCCAAGATCGACTGCTACGCGGGCCAGTTCAACAAGTACGAGGGCCTCACCGTCAACGCCTCCGAGGCGATCAACGGAGCCGGCGGCTCGATCGTCGCTGAGGACGGCAAGACGCCGACCGTCGACAGCCCGGAGGCGGCCGAGGGCCTGCAGGTCCTCGTCGACGGCTTCAAGAACGGTGACATCCCCAAGTCGGCCATCACCTACACCGAGGAAGAGGGCCGCGCGGCCTTCCAGGCGGGCAAGCTGCTCTTCCTGCGCAACTGGCCCTACGTCTACGGCCTGGCGTCCGGTGAGGCCAGCTCCAAGGTGAAGGGCAAGTTCAGCGTGGCGCCGCTGCCTGGTCTCGACGGCGTTGGTGCGTCCACCCTTGGTGGCCACAACACCGCGATCAGTGCGTTCTCCGACAACAAGGCGACCGCGATCGACTTCGTGAACTTCCTGGCCTCCGAGGAGATCCAGAAGGACTACATGGAGAAGGGTTCCCTCGCGCCGATCCGCGCGGATGTCTACCAGGACCCGGCACTGGTCAAGAAGTACCCCTACCTCCCGACCCTTCTCACCTCCATCGAGAACGCCGTCGCGCGGCCGATCACGCCGTTCTACCAGGCCGTGACCAAGGCGATCCAGGACAACTCGTACGCCGCGCTCAAGGGCGACAAGACGTCTGAGGAGGCGGTCAAGGACATGGCCGCTGCGATCAAGGCAGCTTCGGGTCAGTGA